The bacterium genome window below encodes:
- a CDS encoding CDP-alcohol phosphatidyltransferase family protein, translated as MKLLNLANSITIARIGVLYMTVVLIYTQRPMWLIVAVLLAILIIVMDALDGYVARKRNEVTQFGGVLDITGDRIVENVFWIVFADLDIIPMWIPIIVMSRGFMTDAIRSQALADGKTAFGENTMMQSEIGKFLVSGRFMRAFYGVIKAVTFPYLILVLLAKEQHLRDANLQEYLWVSSLTYTGGLILAVITTAVSLLRGIPVLLEGKQFFVKDKP; from the coding sequence ATGAAACTTTTAAATCTTGCCAATTCGATCACTATAGCACGCATAGGTGTCCTCTATATGACGGTTGTGTTGATCTATACACAGCGCCCGATGTGGCTTATCGTGGCTGTTTTGCTAGCTATCCTGATTATCGTAATGGATGCGTTGGACGGTTATGTTGCGCGCAAGCGCAATGAAGTGACGCAGTTTGGCGGAGTACTTGATATTACCGGTGATCGTATTGTCGAAAATGTTTTTTGGATCGTCTTTGCCGATCTGGACATCATACCGATGTGGATACCGATCATCGTGATGTCGCGCGGTTTTATGACGGATGCGATTCGTAGCCAGGCCTTGGCCGACGGCAAAACGGCTTTTGGGGAAAACACAATGATGCAGTCTGAAATAGGAAAATTCTTAGTTTCAGGCCGGTTTATGCGCGCCTTTTATGGTGTTATCAAAGCCGTTACATTTCCTTATCTGATATTGGTTTTACTGGCTAAAGAGCAGCATCTGCGGGATGCTAATTTACAGGAATACCTATGGGTTTCATCATTGACTTATACCGGAGGTCTTATACTTGCCGTTATCACTACGGCCGTGAGTCTCCTGCGAGGTATCCCGGTTTTACTTGAGGGGAAACAGTTTTTTGTAAAGGATAAACCGTGA